GTGCTGGTCTCGCTTCATCCGCGCGCGTTGTTTGCGATGATCACCGGAGGCAAACGTGGCTAGGATCATCACGCGGCGGCAGTTGCTGACGGGGTTCGCCGCGACGGCGCTGCTCGCCGGATGCGACGCGCGCCATCCGGTAACCGCCTTTCTTAACGGCATGCTGCGCTTCAACGAGCGCTTCGAGGGACTGCTGTTCTCGCGCTCGCGCCTCGCGCCCGAGGAGCCAGCAAGCGCACTCACGCCGGAGAGCGCGCTTCCGGTCTACTACATCGCCGACGATCTGCCGCTTGCGCCCGCTGGATGGTCGCTGAAGGTGGGCGGGATGGTCGCGCGTCCGGGCCTGTACACGCTCGATCAGCTTAAGGCGATGCCGCGCACCAGCATGCGCGTGCGCCATCACTGCGTCGAGGGATGGTCGGCGGTGGCGGAGTGGCACGGCCTGCGAATCAGCGAGCTGGCGCGCGCGGTCGGAATGGATCCCCGGGTGCGCTACGTCGAGTTCCGCTCGTTCGACGCAGGATACTGGTCGTCGTGGGACCTCGGCAGCGCGCTTCATCCACAGACGCTGCTTGCCTACGGGATGAACGGTCACGAGCTGCGTCCCGATCACGGCGCTCCGCTCAGAGTCTATTCGGCGATCAAGCTCGGCTACAAAAGCGTCAAGTACCTGACCGAGGTGAATTTTCTGCCCGAGCGCCCCGGTGGCGGCTACTGGGAAGATCAGGGCTACGACTGGTTCGCCGGCGTGTGAACGCGCCGCGAATACTCAGTCCATCGGAAGGCCGACGTAGTTCTCGGCGAGCGATTGCGACGCGGCATTAGAGCAGACGACGTATTCGAGCTCGGCGAGCTGTCGGCGCTGGTCGAAGGCGTTCGCGTCCTCGAAGCGATGGAACATCGAGGTCATCCACCACGAAAACCGCTGCACCTTCCAGACCCGGCGAAGACAGGTCTCCGAGTAACGATTGAGCGCGCTGGGTGACCCGCTCGCATAGAACTCGCCGAGCGCCCGCGCGAGCATCCGCACGTCCGCGATCGCCAGATTGAGCCCCTTCGCTCCGGTCGGCGGCACGATATGCGCCGCGTCGCCTGCGAGAAAGAGGTTGCCGTGCTGCATCGGCTCGACCACGAAGCTATGCATCGGCGTGATGCCCTTCTGTACGATCGGCCCGCGCTTGAGGATGAAGCCGCCGTCCGTTTCGAAGCGGCGCTCAAGCTCGTCCCAGATTCGATCGTCGGGCCAGTCGCCGATTTCTTCGTCCCGCGCGACCTGAAGATAGAGCCGCGTGAGCTCGGGCGAGCGCATGCTGTGCAACGCGAAACCGCGCTCATGGCGGGAGTAGATCAACTCGTCGGAGGACGGTTCGACCTCGGCCAGGATGCCCAGCCAGGCGAAGGGATAGACGCGATTGAATTCGGCAAGCACGCCCGGCGGGAGCGACGGCCGGCATATGCCATGAAAGCCGTCGCATCCGGCAATGAAATCGCATCGCGCCTCGACCGCCTCGCCGCCCGCGCGAAAGCGAATCGCCGGTGCCGCGCTATCGACGCCGTGGATGCTCACGGCTTCGGCGGAAAAAAATATCTCTCCGCCCGCGGCCAGCCGAGCATCGGTCAGATCTTCGACGACCTTGTTCTGTCCGTAGATCGTGATCGCTTTTCCGCCCGTCAGCGCATGGAGATCGATCCGATGGCCGCGGCCTGCAAAGCGCAGTTCCAGCCCGCGATGAACCAGGCCCTCGCGCGCGAGACGCCCGCCCAGGCCCGTTTCGTTCATCAGATCGACGGTGCCCTGCTCGAGCACGCCGGCGCGGACGCGCTCCTGGACGTACTGGCGGCTCCGGTTCTCGACCACCACGGATTCGACGCCGGCGCGATGCAACAGATGCGCGAGCATCAGGCCTGCCGGCCCCGCGCCCACGATCCCAATTTGAGTGCGCATCTTCGCCAAGACCCTGAATCTACACGCTCGGGACGAATTCCTCGATAGCGCGTGCGCAACCGTCACGGCAACGACGAAGTACAGCGACTCGGAAAGAAATACTTGTCACCGCGGACGATACTTGTCACCGCGGAGAAGACATGACATGAGAACCGGAGAGAGAATCTTGCGCCGCCAGGCCGCCCGGCTAATACGGATGAGCACCAAGAAACGCGATCTGCAGCCTGAACGCGGAGGAATGGATCATGAGCTACCAACCAGAGTGGGCGAAAGACAAAAATCTTCAGAAGCTACGCGAGTTGCAGCCGGAATTGTTCCAGAAGTTCGTTGAATTCGAGCAGGCCGTGTATCAGCCCGGAAACCTTTCGACAAAGTTCAAGGAATTGATGGCCGTGGGCATAACGCACGTAACGCAGTGCGACGCGTGCATCGCCTACCATACGGACAAGGCCAAGGCCGCGGGCGCAAGCGACGAGGAAATCGCGGAGGCCGTATTCGTCGCGATGGAACTGCTCGCTGGCTCGGCGGTGGGACACTTTGCAACTTCAGCCAGGGCCATGAACCAGCATCAACACCGCTGACCTGAACCGGGTGCGAATCCGCCGCAAAGGCCGGCTAGCGGTCCGGATTCCAAAGAAGCGGCACTCACATGCTCGCGATGAATTCTTCGATCGCGCGCGCGACTGCCGCCGGCTGCTCAAGGATCACATGATGGTGCGCGCCGGGGATCGTCACCAGCTTTGCTTTCGGATTGGCCACAAGTGCGCGCGCGGCTCCGTCGGCGGTCATGATGCGGCTACGCTCGGCGCGAATCAGGAGCAGCGGGTCGCGAATCCGCGCGATTGCCCCCAGTACGTCGATTCCGTCGCTGCCGAGAAAGCTTTCGCGATCGAACTTCATCGAAAAGCGCCTCTCGAAGGTCTCTCCCAGGCTCTTTTCCGCAATCGTCCTGAGCGTGGCAGGCGCAATCGCGCCCTCGTTGGGCATCAGTCGGAATCGGGCGAGCGCGGTCTCGCGGTCGGGATAGGTGACGACCGGCAATCCTCTGAGCCGGCGCAAATAGTGATTGCGCCGATCGCTCGACGTGACGGCGGAATCGATCGCGACGATCGCGCGAGCGACGCCCGGGTACTCGGCCGCGAAAGTCAGCGCGCTTATCCCGCC
This genomic interval from Candidatus Binataceae bacterium contains the following:
- a CDS encoding molybdopterin-dependent oxidoreductase, which encodes MARIITRRQLLTGFAATALLAGCDARHPVTAFLNGMLRFNERFEGLLFSRSRLAPEEPASALTPESALPVYYIADDLPLAPAGWSLKVGGMVARPGLYTLDQLKAMPRTSMRVRHHCVEGWSAVAEWHGLRISELARAVGMDPRVRYVEFRSFDAGYWSSWDLGSALHPQTLLAYGMNGHELRPDHGAPLRVYSAIKLGYKSVKYLTEVNFLPERPGGGYWEDQGYDWFAGV
- the pobA gene encoding 4-hydroxybenzoate 3-monooxygenase, which codes for MRTQIGIVGAGPAGLMLAHLLHRAGVESVVVENRSRQYVQERVRAGVLEQGTVDLMNETGLGGRLAREGLVHRGLELRFAGRGHRIDLHALTGGKAITIYGQNKVVEDLTDARLAAGGEIFFSAEAVSIHGVDSAAPAIRFRAGGEAVEARCDFIAGCDGFHGICRPSLPPGVLAEFNRVYPFAWLGILAEVEPSSDELIYSRHERGFALHSMRSPELTRLYLQVARDEEIGDWPDDRIWDELERRFETDGGFILKRGPIVQKGITPMHSFVVEPMQHGNLFLAGDAAHIVPPTGAKGLNLAIADVRMLARALGEFYASGSPSALNRYSETCLRRVWKVQRFSWWMTSMFHRFEDANAFDQRRQLAELEYVVCSNAASQSLAENYVGLPMD
- a CDS encoding carboxymuconolactone decarboxylase family protein; the protein is MSYQPEWAKDKNLQKLRELQPELFQKFVEFEQAVYQPGNLSTKFKELMAVGITHVTQCDACIAYHTDKAKAAGASDEEIAEAVFVAMELLAGSAVGHFATSARAMNQHQHR
- a CDS encoding alpha/beta hydrolase, encoding MSEPLSHFTGFAPRLHYLEWNPGAPRTIVLLHGNSANAWWWQPLAAAIGPADLRLLALDQRGHGDSEWIRPPAYGPLEYAHDLARFIAEYAPPQPFVAGHSMGGISALTFAAEYPGVARAIVAIDSAVTSSDRRNHYLRRLRGLPVVTYPDRETALARFRLMPNEGAIAPATLRTIAEKSLGETFERRFSMKFDRESFLGSDGIDVLGAIARIRDPLLLIRAERSRIMTADGAARALVANPKAKLVTIPGAHHHVILEQPAAVARAIEEFIASM